Proteins encoded together in one Micromonospora kangleipakensis window:
- a CDS encoding RNA polymerase sigma-70 factor, which yields MPLTANDVDRFEAFRHRLEAIAYRLLGSAGEAEDAVQETFLRWQAADVDRIEVPEAWLTKVLTNLCLNQLTSARARRETYVGQWLPEPLLAGDPMLGPADTAEQRESVSYAVLTLMERLSPSERAVYVLREAFDYPHREIAEILDITEAASQQIFHRAKKHVADGKARTEIDEAAARRIVEEFLAAATTGQTEPLVRLLTEDAISIGDGGGKVPARAKAFEGALAVAKFLRGLFKPGEAKRAMVGGAPEVYAWTANGDPAVVAVVSGRVVGVMCLEVTAEGIAAFRNQVNPDKLERATERFAASDHGEPLFKAF from the coding sequence ATGCCCTTGACCGCGAACGACGTCGACCGGTTCGAGGCCTTCAGGCACCGCCTGGAGGCCATCGCCTACCGCCTCCTCGGCTCCGCCGGGGAGGCCGAGGACGCCGTGCAGGAGACGTTCCTGCGCTGGCAGGCCGCCGATGTCGACCGCATCGAGGTCCCCGAGGCCTGGCTGACGAAGGTGCTCACCAACCTGTGCCTCAACCAGCTCACCTCCGCGCGGGCACGGCGCGAGACCTATGTGGGCCAATGGCTTCCCGAGCCGCTGCTCGCCGGGGACCCGATGCTCGGCCCGGCCGACACCGCCGAGCAGCGCGAATCGGTCTCGTACGCGGTCCTCACCCTCATGGAGCGACTCTCCCCCAGCGAGCGGGCGGTGTACGTGCTGCGGGAGGCCTTCGACTACCCGCACCGGGAGATCGCCGAGATCCTCGACATCACCGAGGCCGCGAGCCAGCAGATCTTCCATCGCGCCAAGAAGCACGTCGCGGACGGCAAGGCCCGCACCGAGATCGACGAGGCCGCCGCCCGGCGGATAGTCGAGGAGTTCCTCGCGGCCGCCACCACGGGCCAGACCGAGCCGCTCGTGCGGCTGCTCACCGAGGACGCGATCTCGATCGGCGACGGCGGCGGGAAGGTCCCGGCCCGAGCCAAGGCGTTCGAGGGCGCCCTCGCGGTCGCGAAATTCCTGCGGGGCCTGTTCAAACCCGGCGAGGCCAAGCGCGCCATGGTCGGCGGCGCGCCGGAGGTCTACGCCTGGACCGCCAACGGCGACCCCGCCGTCGTGGCGGTCGTCTCCGGCCGGGTCGTCGGCGTCATGTGCCTGGAGGTCACCGCCGAGGGCATCGCCGCGTTCCGCAACCAGGTCAACCCCGACAAGCTGGAGCGCGCGACCGAGCGGTTCGCGGCCTCCGACCACGGGGAACCGCTGTTCAAGGCCTTCTGA
- a CDS encoding integrase core domain-containing protein, whose protein sequence is MADPAAETSAAKDVEILVLRHENAVLRRANPRPRLDWADRAKLSALIRLLPRALKMHRLVTPATVLAWHRRLVARHWTYPNRPGRPSIDPAITALIEQMARDNPGWGYQRIQGELLGLGDRAGASTIRRILRRCGVPPVPLRRDHTTWRWFLPAQASTLLACDFFHVDCALTLKRLYVLFVLEVGSRYVHILGVTANPDGPWTAQQARNLLIDLGERAAQFRFLIRDRAGQFTAAFDAVLADSGITVCKIPPRSPRANAYAEKFVLTARSEVTDRILIFGERHLRQTLGEYARHYNGRRPHRALALQPPRSDRPAVDLTHERIKRRPVLAGLINEYERAA, encoded by the coding sequence GTGGCTGACCCTGCTGCCGAGACCAGTGCGGCCAAGGACGTGGAGATCCTGGTCCTCCGCCACGAGAACGCAGTGCTACGCCGGGCCAACCCGAGGCCGCGTTTGGACTGGGCCGACCGGGCTAAGCTCAGCGCCCTGATCAGGCTTCTCCCCCGCGCTCTGAAGATGCACCGGCTCGTCACCCCCGCCACGGTCCTTGCCTGGCATCGCCGGCTGGTCGCCCGGCACTGGACCTACCCAAACCGGCCAGGGCGCCCATCGATCGACCCGGCCATCACCGCTCTGATTGAGCAGATGGCCCGGGATAATCCCGGCTGGGGCTACCAGCGCATCCAAGGTGAGCTGCTCGGCCTTGGCGACCGCGCCGGCGCGTCCACCATCCGGCGGATCCTCCGACGTTGCGGGGTACCGCCGGTGCCGCTGCGACGTGACCACACCACCTGGCGGTGGTTCCTGCCTGCTCAGGCCTCGACCCTGCTCGCCTGCGACTTCTTTCACGTGGACTGCGCGCTCACCCTCAAGCGCCTGTACGTGCTCTTCGTGCTCGAGGTCGGCAGCCGATACGTCCACATCCTCGGCGTCACCGCCAATCCGGACGGGCCCTGGACAGCGCAGCAAGCCCGCAATCTGCTCATCGACCTCGGCGAACGGGCCGCGCAGTTCAGATTCCTCATCCGCGACCGGGCCGGGCAGTTCACCGCCGCCTTCGACGCCGTGCTGGCCGACTCCGGCATCACCGTATGCAAGATCCCACCACGTAGCCCACGAGCCAACGCCTACGCCGAAAAGTTCGTCCTCACCGCCCGCAGCGAGGTCACCGACCGCATACTCATCTTCGGCGAACGACACCTACGCCAAACGCTCGGCGAGTACGCCCGCCACTACAACGGGCGACGGCCACATCGAGCCCTGGCGCTGCAGCCCCCACGATCCGACCGTCCCGCCGTCGACCTGACACACGAGCGGATCAAGCGCCGGCCCGTCCTCGCAGGGCTCATCAACGAGTACGAACGAGCAGCATAG
- a CDS encoding ArsR/SmtB family transcription factor, with product MADVGTAKTAMPAISPLAGEPIKRADAERLAGVLKAFADPARLRLLSLIQSAPEGEASVSDLTAPLGLSQPTVSHHLRILTEAGLLEREKRGVWAYYRLVPSAIAAIADLLTPPRKRATKKAR from the coding sequence ATGGCAGACGTGGGAACTGCGAAAACTGCTATGCCTGCTATCTCGCCGCTTGCTGGCGAGCCGATCAAGCGTGCCGATGCCGAGCGGCTCGCGGGAGTGCTGAAGGCATTCGCCGACCCGGCCCGGCTGCGACTGCTCAGTCTCATCCAGTCCGCTCCGGAGGGCGAGGCGTCCGTGAGTGACCTCACCGCGCCGCTTGGTCTCTCCCAGCCGACCGTGAGTCATCACCTTCGGATCCTCACCGAGGCCGGCCTGCTCGAGCGCGAGAAGCGCGGCGTCTGGGCGTACTACCGCCTGGTGCCGTCCGCGATCGCGGCGATCGCGGACCTGTTGACGCCGCCCCGCAAGCGGGCGACGAAGAAGGCCCGCTGA
- a CDS encoding saccharopine dehydrogenase family protein, with protein MGSGQTVAVFGAYGHTGRFVVTELRDRGFVPLLLGREAGKLQALAVSHPGLEYRVASVDDPASLDQALKGAAAVINCAGPFASTAAPVIEAALRTGIPYVDVAAEIEANLDTFTHFTDRAQTAGVAVVPAMAFFGGLGDLLVTTAMGDWMAADEAHVAYGLSSWHPTAGTLASGTVSRERRDGQRVRYTGGRLEYYVAECDLPTLEWDFPAPMGRRTVLGEFTMADVVTVPSHLSIPEVRTYMTTDAAKDLAAPDSPAPTAVDELGRSAQTFTVDVIVRSGDTQRRVVASGQDIYAISAPLAVEAVHRILGSQTRTSGVASAGEIFDAPDFLRALSAHISLEPRQESRAPQFA; from the coding sequence ATGGGTTCTGGTCAGACCGTGGCGGTGTTCGGTGCGTACGGACACACCGGGCGGTTCGTGGTGACGGAGTTGCGCGATCGCGGGTTCGTCCCGCTTCTCCTCGGTCGCGAGGCGGGCAAGCTCCAGGCGCTGGCGGTGTCGCATCCGGGGCTCGAATACCGGGTGGCGTCGGTCGACGATCCGGCCTCGCTCGACCAGGCATTGAAGGGCGCGGCCGCGGTCATCAACTGCGCCGGCCCGTTCGCCTCGACCGCGGCCCCCGTGATCGAGGCCGCCCTGCGCACCGGGATCCCGTACGTGGATGTGGCGGCCGAGATCGAGGCCAACCTCGACACGTTCACGCACTTCACCGACCGCGCTCAGACCGCGGGCGTCGCGGTGGTCCCGGCGATGGCCTTCTTCGGCGGACTCGGCGATCTGCTGGTCACGACGGCGATGGGCGACTGGATGGCGGCCGACGAGGCGCACGTCGCGTACGGACTGAGCAGTTGGCACCCCACGGCCGGGACCCTCGCCTCCGGCACCGTCTCCCGGGAACGGCGCGATGGCCAACGTGTCCGCTACACCGGAGGCCGGCTGGAGTATTACGTCGCCGAGTGCGACCTGCCGACCCTGGAATGGGACTTTCCCGCTCCGATGGGCCGCCGGACCGTCCTCGGCGAGTTCACGATGGCCGACGTCGTCACCGTCCCCAGCCACCTGTCCATCCCCGAGGTGCGCACGTACATGACCACGGACGCGGCCAAGGACCTGGCCGCTCCAGACTCACCCGCACCGACTGCGGTCGACGAGCTGGGCCGGTCCGCGCAGACGTTCACCGTCGACGTCATCGTGCGCTCCGGCGACACGCAACGACGCGTCGTCGCCAGCGGCCAGGACATCTACGCCATCAGCGCACCGCTGGCGGTCGAAGCGGTCCATCGCATTCTCGGCAGTCAGACGAGGACGAGCGGCGTCGCCTCCGCCGGCGAGATCTTCGACGCGCCCGACTTCCTCCGCGCGCTGTCCGCGCACATCTCGCTCGAGCCGCGCCAGGAGTCTCGCGCGCCACAGTTCGCCTGA
- a CDS encoding LysR substrate-binding domain-containing protein: protein MREHPTGPDLDAVLVVEERLGVLLATDQAAKLAGPDGIRLDALAGLDWVGFPRAGSPAWCDELTAILRSHGLDLGPTPPKGQELIAEVKLAAVAAGGAFALAPPNWSAPIPESITWAPLAGHPLVRRTWAVWPACSRRRDLGQLIAALEYRESE, encoded by the coding sequence GTGCGGGAACACCCGACCGGCCCGGACCTGGACGCCGTGCTGGTCGTCGAGGAACGCCTGGGCGTGCTACTGGCCACCGACCAAGCCGCGAAGCTGGCCGGGCCCGACGGGATCCGACTGGACGCACTCGCCGGGCTGGACTGGGTCGGTTTCCCCCGTGCCGGAAGCCCCGCCTGGTGCGACGAGCTCACCGCGATCCTGCGCAGCCACGGTCTGGATCTTGGACCCACCCCGCCCAAGGGACAGGAACTGATCGCCGAGGTGAAACTCGCGGCCGTGGCAGCCGGCGGGGCCTTCGCCCTCGCACCGCCCAACTGGTCGGCACCGATCCCGGAGTCCATCACCTGGGCGCCGCTGGCCGGGCATCCGCTGGTCCGGCGCACCTGGGCGGTATGGCCCGCCTGTTCGCGCCGCCGCGACCTTGGCCAGCTCATCGCCGCCCTTGAGTATCGGGAGTCGGAGTAG
- a CDS encoding pyridoxamine 5'-phosphate oxidase family protein, with amino-acid sequence MTGAPPRGLEERLLDTRAKLESDVDLWVATSGSPGGVHLIPLSYLWDGTAFLISTSRASVTGRNLLADGRVRLSLGPTRDVVVVDGTAEPVDIADLGPGTGDAFATKTGFDPRELDEPYQYFLIRPRRIQAWREANELQGRVLMRDGRWLG; translated from the coding sequence ATGACGGGCGCCCCGCCGCGTGGGCTTGAGGAGAGGCTGCTGGACACTCGCGCGAAACTGGAGAGCGACGTCGATCTCTGGGTCGCGACGTCGGGCTCCCCGGGCGGCGTCCACCTCATCCCGCTCTCGTACCTCTGGGACGGGACCGCGTTCCTCATCTCGACGTCGCGCGCCTCGGTCACCGGCCGCAACCTCCTGGCGGACGGTCGGGTGCGACTCAGCCTTGGGCCGACGCGCGACGTCGTCGTCGTCGACGGCACCGCCGAGCCGGTGGATATCGCCGACCTCGGCCCGGGGACGGGCGACGCGTTCGCGACCAAGACCGGTTTCGACCCGCGCGAGCTCGACGAGCCCTACCAATACTTCCTGATCCGGCCGCGGCGTATCCAGGCCTGGCGGGAGGCGAACGAGCTGCAGGGACGCGTCCTCATGCGCGACGGCCGCTGGCTCGGCTGA
- a CDS encoding NAD(P)/FAD-dependent oxidoreductase, with translation MQHRIIVLGAGYTGAIAAGRLAKRLRREDVAVTLVNAEPDFVERVRMHQLAVGQDLKPRPFSEMFAGTGVELKLAKVTGVDVDRKTVAVIDANGAEELEYDTLVYALGSGWNAQGVPGTAEHAHEIASRPGALRLRERLARLEAGHTVTVVGGGLTGLEAATEIAEARPDLDVALAARGGLGDWLSPKGRGHLRKVFDKLSITVHEHAAVTGVEADRVTTADGKAIPAAVTVWTTGFAVHPIAKATALEVTGAGQIVVDGTMRSVSHPDVYAVGDAAYAMGPGNKPLRMSCASGTPVAWQAADAIAARLTGGKLPNMPIRYFNQCISLGRKEGVIQYVTADDRTVRAALTGRLAAVYKELVCKGAAWGVANPTLGMPTRRRRVARERATAGSAVKALP, from the coding sequence ATGCAGCACCGCATCATCGTCCTCGGAGCCGGATACACCGGAGCCATCGCCGCCGGCCGCCTCGCCAAGCGGCTGCGCCGCGAGGACGTCGCCGTCACCCTCGTCAACGCCGAACCCGACTTCGTGGAGCGGGTCCGGATGCACCAGCTGGCGGTCGGCCAGGACCTCAAGCCCCGGCCCTTCAGCGAGATGTTCGCGGGCACCGGCGTCGAACTGAAGCTCGCAAAGGTCACCGGCGTCGACGTCGACCGCAAGACCGTCGCCGTCATCGACGCGAACGGCGCCGAGGAGCTGGAGTACGACACCCTCGTGTACGCCCTCGGCAGCGGCTGGAACGCCCAAGGCGTCCCCGGCACCGCCGAGCACGCCCATGAGATCGCCAGCCGCCCCGGAGCGCTCCGGCTGCGCGAGCGCCTGGCCCGCCTGGAGGCCGGGCACACCGTGACCGTCGTCGGCGGCGGCCTCACCGGCCTGGAGGCCGCGACCGAGATCGCCGAAGCCCGCCCGGACCTCGACGTCGCCCTCGCCGCCCGCGGCGGCCTCGGCGACTGGCTCTCGCCCAAGGGCCGCGGGCACCTGCGGAAGGTCTTCGACAAGCTCAGCATCACCGTGCACGAGCACGCCGCCGTCACCGGCGTCGAAGCCGACCGCGTCACCACCGCCGACGGCAAGGCCATCCCGGCCGCGGTCACCGTGTGGACCACCGGCTTCGCGGTCCACCCGATCGCGAAGGCGACCGCCCTGGAGGTCACCGGCGCCGGCCAGATCGTGGTCGACGGGACCATGCGCTCGGTCTCGCACCCCGACGTGTACGCCGTCGGCGACGCGGCCTACGCGATGGGACCGGGCAACAAGCCGCTGCGGATGTCGTGCGCCTCGGGCACCCCGGTCGCGTGGCAGGCCGCCGACGCGATCGCCGCGCGCCTGACCGGCGGGAAGCTCCCGAACATGCCGATCCGCTACTTCAACCAGTGCATCTCGCTGGGCCGCAAGGAAGGCGTGATCCAGTACGTCACCGCCGACGACCGCACCGTCCGGGCGGCACTGACCGGACGGCTCGCCGCCGTCTACAAGGAACTGGTCTGCAAGGGCGCCGCCTGGGGCGTCGCGAACCCGACGCTCGGGATGCCGACCCGGCGCCGCCGCGTCGCGCGGGAGCGGGCCACGGCGGGCTCGGCCGTCAAGGCGCTGCCCTAG
- a CDS encoding glyoxalase yields MASIESVTLDVADPTAANRFYTAAFGLDTQIGLRASEAPTTGFRGFTLALTVSQPATVNGLIGAALDAGATPLKPAAKSLWGYGGVVQAPDGTIWKVATSAKKDTGPATRQIDEIVLLLGVADVAASKRFYVERGLAVARSFGRMYVEFAAGSSPVKLALYRRRALAKDVGVAPDGTGSHRLMIGGDAGPFTDPDGFAWEAASLAPTP; encoded by the coding sequence ATGGCATCCATCGAATCCGTCACCCTCGACGTGGCCGACCCCACGGCCGCCAACCGCTTCTACACCGCCGCCTTCGGCTTGGACACGCAGATAGGCCTGCGGGCCTCGGAGGCACCGACGACCGGCTTCCGTGGGTTCACGCTGGCGCTCACGGTGTCCCAGCCGGCCACCGTCAACGGCCTCATCGGCGCCGCCCTGGACGCCGGTGCCACGCCGCTGAAGCCTGCCGCGAAGTCGCTCTGGGGCTACGGCGGTGTCGTACAAGCCCCGGACGGGACAATTTGGAAGGTCGCGACCTCGGCGAAGAAGGACACCGGCCCGGCCACCCGGCAGATCGACGAGATCGTGCTCCTGCTGGGAGTCGCGGACGTGGCCGCGAGCAAGCGGTTCTACGTCGAGCGCGGCCTTGCCGTGGCGAGGAGCTTTGGCCGCATGTACGTCGAGTTCGCTGCTGGGTCGAGTCCCGTCAAGCTGGCGCTGTACAGGCGGCGTGCCCTTGCCAAGGACGTCGGCGTCGCTCCCGACGGCACCGGATCGCACCGGCTCATGATCGGCGGCGATGCCGGGCCTTTCACCGACCCGGACGGGTTTGCATGGGAGGCCGCATCGCTGGCACCCACGCCCTGA
- a CDS encoding CapA family protein, protein MIRRTALTSLAALTAVAVGVGLAGCAAGSTGPAPVWRGATPGPTSSATGTATPEPSAPVEVRLAFAGDVHFTGRTLRLLDDPETAFGAIASTLRDADVTLLNLETAVTDRGTPQPKTYHFRAPKTAFAALRAAGVDAASIANNHILDYGQQGLSDTLDAAREAQYPVFGAGRDADAAYAPWFTTVRGLRIAVLGMSQVHDLAGSWRATDTRPGVAMAFDPARATAAVRSAREQADLVIVFMHWGVEGNSCPSGEMKTFAGRLSEAGADVVVGTHAHTLLADGWLGQTYVHYGLGNFLWYGNSHSTDSGVLNLVVRDRTVVDSQFVPATVSGSGRPVPATGVGKQRILDKLATAQRCTGLAAKRPG, encoded by the coding sequence GTGATCCGCAGGACGGCGCTCACCTCGCTGGCGGCGCTGACGGCGGTCGCGGTCGGCGTCGGGCTGGCCGGATGCGCCGCCGGATCGACCGGCCCGGCGCCGGTCTGGCGTGGGGCCACGCCGGGTCCGACGTCGTCCGCCACCGGCACCGCGACGCCGGAGCCGAGCGCGCCGGTCGAGGTGCGGCTGGCCTTCGCCGGTGACGTCCACTTCACCGGTCGTACCCTGCGCCTGCTCGACGATCCGGAGACGGCCTTCGGGGCGATCGCGTCGACGCTGCGCGACGCCGACGTCACGCTGCTCAACCTGGAGACGGCGGTGACCGACCGGGGCACCCCGCAGCCGAAGACGTACCACTTCCGGGCTCCGAAGACCGCCTTCGCGGCGCTGCGCGCGGCCGGGGTCGACGCGGCGTCGATCGCCAACAACCACATCCTCGACTACGGCCAGCAGGGGCTCTCCGACACCCTCGACGCCGCGAGGGAAGCCCAGTACCCGGTGTTCGGCGCGGGCCGCGACGCCGACGCGGCGTATGCGCCCTGGTTTACCACCGTACGAGGGCTGCGGATCGCGGTGCTCGGCATGTCACAGGTGCATGACCTGGCCGGGTCGTGGCGGGCGACGGACACCCGACCGGGGGTGGCAATGGCGTTCGATCCCGCCCGGGCCACCGCCGCGGTGCGTTCGGCGCGGGAGCAGGCCGACCTGGTCATCGTCTTCATGCACTGGGGCGTCGAGGGCAATTCGTGCCCGAGCGGGGAGATGAAGACGTTCGCCGGCAGGCTGTCCGAGGCCGGCGCGGACGTCGTGGTCGGTACGCACGCGCACACGCTGCTGGCCGACGGCTGGCTGGGCCAGACCTACGTGCACTACGGACTGGGCAACTTCCTCTGGTACGGCAATTCGCACAGCACGGACTCCGGCGTGCTGAACCTGGTTGTACGCGACCGGACAGTGGTGGACAGCCAGTTCGTCCCGGCGACGGTCTCCGGCAGCGGCCGGCCGGTGCCGGCCACCGGGGTTGGCAAGCAGCGCATCCTCGACAAGCTCGCCACCGCACAGCGGTGCACCGGCTTGGCGGCGAAGCGCCCCGGATAG
- a CDS encoding SAM-dependent methyltransferase produces the protein MEAPVSSEESRFSPVAAELASSRIDTSVAHPARRYNYWLGGKDNFQADRESGDAIAAAFPAVRIAALENRYFLRRAVTFLAKEAGIRQFLDIGTGIPTADNTHEVAQSIAPHSRIVYVDNDPIVLSHARALLTSSPEGATAYIDADLREPEKILNHPDLLRTLDLSQPVALMLIAITHFIVDSEDPYGIVTRLLDALPSGSYLAVTNVTTDLMPPEEKREADAAATSGRHGPIRFRSRNEFARFFDGLELAPPGIGPVAEWRAENEPQPRPSAADASVYGGVARKP, from the coding sequence ATGGAGGCACCTGTGAGCAGCGAAGAGTCGAGATTCTCGCCGGTCGCCGCGGAGCTGGCGTCATCGCGGATCGACACGTCGGTGGCGCATCCGGCCCGCCGATACAACTACTGGCTCGGCGGCAAGGACAACTTCCAGGCCGACCGGGAGTCCGGCGACGCGATCGCCGCAGCCTTCCCCGCCGTCCGCATCGCCGCGTTGGAAAACCGTTACTTCCTGCGCCGCGCCGTTACCTTCCTGGCCAAAGAGGCGGGGATCCGGCAGTTCCTCGACATCGGCACCGGAATCCCGACCGCCGACAACACTCACGAAGTCGCACAGTCCATCGCCCCGCATTCGCGGATCGTCTACGTCGACAACGACCCGATCGTGCTGTCCCACGCCCGCGCCTTGCTCACCAGCTCTCCCGAAGGCGCCACCGCCTACATCGACGCCGACCTGCGCGAGCCGGAGAAGATCCTCAATCATCCGGACCTGCTGCGCACCCTGGATCTGTCCCAACCGGTGGCGCTGATGCTGATCGCGATCACGCACTTCATCGTCGACTCTGAGGACCCGTACGGGATCGTCACCCGGCTGCTCGACGCGCTGCCATCGGGCAGTTATTTGGCTGTCACCAACGTGACCACCGATCTCATGCCGCCAGAGGAAAAGAGGGAGGCCGACGCCGCTGCCACCAGCGGCCGGCACGGCCCGATCCGGTTCCGCAGTCGCAATGAGTTCGCCCGCTTCTTTGACGGGCTCGAGCTGGCGCCTCCGGGGATCGGTCCGGTGGCAGAGTGGCGGGCCGAAAACGAGCCGCAGCCGCGCCCGTCCGCCGCCGACGCCTCCGTCTACGGAGGCGTCGCCCGCAAACCCTGA
- a CDS encoding prolyl oligopeptidase family serine peptidase: MANIRGGGEYGPEWHRAALRENRLRAYEDFAAIATDLVARGITTPARLGIEGGSNGGLLMGVMLTRYPSLFGAVVAHVPLMDMRRYHRLLAGASWIAE, encoded by the coding sequence GTGGCCAACATCCGGGGCGGCGGCGAGTACGGCCCCGAATGGCACCGGGCCGCGCTGCGGGAGAATCGGCTGCGGGCGTATGAGGACTTCGCCGCGATTGCGACCGACCTGGTGGCACGCGGGATCACCACCCCCGCCCGGCTCGGTATCGAGGGCGGCAGCAACGGCGGATTGTTGATGGGGGTGATGCTGACCCGCTATCCCTCGCTGTTCGGGGCCGTTGTCGCGCACGTACCGCTGATGGACATGCGTCGCTATCACCGGCTGCTGGCCGGCGCCTCCTGGATAGCCGAGTAA